The genomic segment AAGAGGGCTGATGGATGTGATGATGAGCAATGGGGTTTACCCAAATACAATTACTTATAGTACACTCCTGCATGGATACTGCAGTAAAGGAAAGGTTTTTGGAGCTAAACGTGTTCTTCATGAAATGATAAAGAATGGCTGTCAGCCGAATACTTATACCTGCAACACGTTGCTGCATAGCCTGTGGAAAATGGGGAGAACGCAAGAGGCAGAGAAAATGCTGCAAAAGATGAATGGAAAATCCTATCAACCAGATACTGTAACCTGCAACATTGTGGTCAATGGTCTCTCTAGAAATGGAGAACTGGACAAGGCAATGGAAATTGTAAGTGAGATGTGGACTAATGGACCAACATCCCTTGATAAAGGAAACACATTTGCCACTCTAATTAATTCAATCACTAATATATCAAACTGCTTGCCCGATGGAATCACATACACAACTTTAATTAATGGACTTTGCAAAGCTGGGAGGCTAGAGGAAGccaaaaaaaagtttattgaaATGTTGGCAAAAAACTTGCACCCTGATTCTGTAACTTATGATACATTCATAAGGAGTTTCTGTAAACAAGGGAAGATATCATCGGCTTTTCGTGTCTTGAAGGATATGGAGAGAAATGGTTGTAGCAAGACTCTTCAAACTTATAATGCCTTGATCCTGGGTTTAGGAAGTAAAAAgcaaatatttgaaatatatggattgatggatgagatgaaagaaaaaggtatAAGTCCAGATATTttcacttataataatataatatgttgcCTTTGCGAAGGAGGAAAAGCAAATAATGCCATTTTGCTTTTACATGAAATGTTGGATAAGGGCATATGTCCTAATATATCTTCCttcaaaatattgattaaaCCCCTCTGCAAGTCTAGTGATTTTAAAGTAGCTTGTGAACTATTTGAGGTAGCTTTGAGTCTATGCGGCCACAAAGAAGCCTTGTACAGTTTGTTGTTCAATGAATTACTAGCTGGAGGACAACTCTCTGAAGCAAAGGAGCTATTTGAAGCTTCGTTAGATAGATATCTCACATTGAAGAATTTCATGTataaaaatttgattgaaaGACTTTGCCAGGATGAAAGGTTAGCAGATGCTAGTAGCCTTCTTCATAAATTGATTGATAAGGGATATGGATTCGACCATGCATCATTCATGCCAGTGATTGATGGCTTAAGTAAAAGAGGAAAGAAACAGAAAGTGGATGAACTAGcaaagaggatgatggaattGGCATTAGAAGATAGACCTGTCGATAGGACTTATCAAAACACAAACAGAGTCATCCCTGGAAAACTACATAACGATGGAGAAAGTGACTGGAAGGACATAGTTAACAGGTATGACCATATGGGTGGTGAAGATAATCAACTATTTCAGTTTTTTGGATTCTGTTCATATTTGGAAAACAAGGTTCTTAATTTGATAGTAGGAGTGAAGATTGTTTTTGGATGTGTTGGACAACATAACATGATGGATTTTGTGggttctcatttctaaaccTTATAGTTTGACGGTTTCCTAGACGAACAAACATGAAGacgtttttgtattttttctcaTCTTTTAAAGAGTTTCTTTATCATGTGACATTTAAAATTATCACCTCTTAGTCATCTCAAATATCGTAGTTCTATCAAATTAAATGCAAACCAGGAACCtattattttatgaaacttTGATTGTCACAGGTTCTATAATGTCTATGGCTTTTCTTGAGTGCTATCCTTAATTTACTTATGTTGCATATTCTTCCATCTTCACTAATGATCTGTTCTATTATATGACAGGGATGGCGGAAGTGGAATTGCACTGAAAACTCTTAAGCGTGTGCAGAAAGGCTGGGGTCAAGGAAGTATATCTAGTTTGCAGCAAAATGATTTTCTGGATTAAAAGCGAAACAGAGCAATTTGTAAAACAAGAGACCAAATATCTCTATTTTAAAAAGAGACacaatttgattaaaattatatttgaactctattatgtgttttattttgttttcttttgctgGTTTTAATTTGCAGCCAAACTGTTACGAATAAAACGTTTATAAGACCCCGATTAGCTTGAGTTTTTTTTGTTAGAGTTGGCTTTATGTGATTGTATGTTTTACGTTCCTTAATGCACGAATTATCCTGATTTTATCTACATCActattgtttttcttctattatttccGTTATGTGTGATTTTAATTCTGTAACTGAACTCTATTTGAGAATTGTGAAGGAAAACATCCACACTTCTACATCTGTTTTGGATGTAATATGACTCCATAGTGAGCATGACTTATCAAGAGGTCTTCTTGAGAGATGTTAAGCTTCATAATTGTTAGATTAAGTTCAATTTCAGTGTTGTAATCCTGTTCTTGTGAAAGTGTGCATTGATTGAATAATTGAGTGAGAATTTCCATTTtaagttctgaaatatgaactcAAAAGACCCCAAGGAGGGCTTAAATTTCTCGGAATGTCTTTCTGAAGAGGAATTGAGACTCTTTCATTCAATTTATTGCACATTTGCCTCTGTTGTTTGCTTTCTGTCCGATATCTTTagtttgcttcttcattttCAGTATTTTTGTTGACTTGATGTTAGAATAGTCTTAGTTTTGATTGTGATTTTACTTTTCCTTCCATTTAGGTTTTGTTATATGTTCCACTGTTCTTAGCATTCTTAGTTaggtttattttcttgttttcttgcATCATTTACCTATTGCAGTGATAATCTTTAGGTTCTGTTATTAGGCAGTAATAATGCTCATTAGTTCAGGATCATTTTAGTTGCAGTTAAGTTTTCATATTAGCTTAGATGTTGCTGTTTCTGTTTTAGGTAGTTTAGagttctattttcttttattatcctTTTATGTCATATTCTTTCCTTAAACagattttctctttaatttcattgtttcatttttaatttcccCACCTTGCATTAGTAGTTATTAgacagtaaataaataaaagacttAACTCTACACTTTGAGCTTAATTCTAGTCGAGTCCGAGGATTGATACCTAGGTTGTCCCTATACTTCATTAGTGGGGAAATCtagtttgttctgattttgTGCGACCAATACCAATATCAGTTTAACaaatggcgccgttgccggggactcggcGAGTTAAGTTTTAGAGTGTTAGGTTAGTCATGTCTAggttagtttcttttcttacttGCATTTTTGTTTGTGTTCATATAGCTTAGGTTTGGGAGTGTATTGTTAGCCCTTGCATCCATATAGTTTgtatagttttcttttctttcatatatttttgttgagttttgTGATAGAGGCCTTAAAGAGGTCTGATTGGTGTTTTTCCAGTGAGCTTTGGTAAGCATGAATTACTACTCTGCATATGATAATTGCTCTTTACCTTATAATGCTCAACCACCAAGATTTGTCCTGTTCTGTGAGCCTATTCCTGAGGAATTTTTGCAGCCAGTTCATCAAATTTTCCAGCAACAACCACCACTTTGTTTTCAACCATATGGTGAGCAGCAACCCTGGATTATGCAGCAGCAGCTGCCACATTCATATTGGCACCAATATGCTGAACCAAAGCTGGAGGAATTCCAATCAGTGCAGCCATGGCAAGATCAATTCTGTGATCAGCAGCAGGGGATTCCAGCATCTGAATTTCAAGGGATGACCAATCAAGTGGCTGAATTAGTATCTGCTATCAACAAGCTGACAGGGAGAGCTGAAGAGGAAGAGGGCACACCTGCTGCCATTGAGTTTCAAGGTTTTGAGAGTCAAATCACTTCAGGCATTGTGAGCTGTACACCACAGTTTTATCAAGATGCAGATCAGCCGTGGCAACCTCAATTTGGTGAATCAGAGCAGCAAGATGTATATTCTCCAGACTGTATGGCACACATGTGGAAGGTGGCAGCACAATTGGCAAGGGAATCAAATGAAGCACAAGCAacgattgatgatttgaagcaACTTTCAACAGCACCGCAACAGTTTGATATGCAGAATGTTGATTTAGACTCTAACTGTTCTGATGAGTTTCATTGTGTTCATAATTCTAGTTGCACTATTTCTCCAGCACTTGATTTAAAATCTGACTTTCATAGTGTTAATATTGATAGTGTTGATTTGAAAGAAATTGTGTATTCTGGTTGTGATGTTACATCAGAGTTTAATGTTGTTGAATCAAATTCTGATTTTAATAGTGAACCTGCAGAGCATGCTGAATTCGTAACTGATAGTTCACTTATTAATATGGGTCTTGGTGCTTATGCACAGGCTGACATTGTGTTTGATGATCTTGCAACAGAAATAAAAGAGGATGTAGACCATGAAAGCAAGAGTGCAGTTGTGGTTAATGAAGTGGAGTGCAAGCTGGCTGAGAATGACTCTGATGAGGTAGTTAGTGAGCAAATAATGCAGGTATACTCTGAACTTAGCATTCCAGTTCATATCTCTGAGGTTCAAGTGAACGTAAATAGCTTTGATCTGTTAGAAATTGAACCAATAAAGCCTGTTATTGATACTGCTGTTTTGATGCCTGCACATACTCATATTTTGGATTCATTCTCTTCTGTAGAGCATATTGAAATATCTATTGTTTTTCTAGATTCTTGTACTGACTTTGAGATTGTTTCAATGGACGATAGTCCTTCTGAAGGTGTTGAGGTAGCCACTGAGTTCACAGATTCTGGTAAGGTTGTCTTTGAGGAAGTAGTCGAGGCTGTCTTTGAACCTAATCTTACCACTGGTATAGCTGAAATGCACACTGTTTCCAATATCTTGCATGCTTTACCTGATTTGCCTGATACTTCTGATCATTTTAAACTGCTAGACACAATCTTTGCTGTGCATCATACAAacacacctactgatgggtgttgatgaTCTGTCGAATGATTATGCTCTTACCTCTGACAATTATGCAAAGTTTGATGATTTAATTGTGCATATTAACCTTGATCTGGATGTTGCAGATGATACATTTAGTGCAGGCACTGATCTTGAGGAGGCTGTGTATACTGAAGATGAAAAGGAAGTCCTGGCTGAGGCAGGAGATGGTCTCAATGAGACTCAAGGACCCTGGAATGTACACAATCAGCAGAAATTGCATGAGGAGATCTGGTTGCTGCAACAAAGTGTTTTGAATGTGAAAAATCAGCAGATGCAAGCCTTGAGTGAAGAACTGCAGTTGCTGCAGTGGAGAGCTGAGAAGAATGCAGTCAGTGCAATCATGGAAACCTTACACAGAGGAGCTGAGCTTGGAGAAAAACCAATAAGCCACTTCtttacctttcttttcttttatagtaATAAGTTTTTGTTAATAGTTTGTATGATAATAGGTAGTATAGTAAATAGTAGAGTAGAAAATATGctgtttttcataaaaatagaaaaaattaactttgacttgTGGCCAATCTGAATaagttctttttctttgtagccttgtagttttagttttctttttccatttctgTTCCTGTACATGTTGTGTTCTATTGCATTTTCTCTTCTGTTCATATAcattttatactcttttatGTTCAGTCTTAGTTCTATTTTGTTCTGTGTTTTCTTGATTAGTTTTTATGCTCTTTATTAGTTCTGTCTTGTGTATATCCATTTTTAGATCTGTTTTGTGTATATGTGTTTTTCTCTGCTGTTTTAGAACCTTACCCACTCACACATTGAGGGCAATGTGCctcttaagtgtgggggtgGGAAGGTATAGGttggtttaaattttttgttttgatgtaCATAGCTTTGTTAGCATCTGTTTTTGAGTAAAATAggggtaaatttttttttctgagctGTTTTTCTTTAACTTAGGTCTGGTTTAGTTTTAAATACCTAGAGTAGTTTCCCATTCTTGTTTTAGTCTGTAAATACCTATTTTTGTTACTGAtctgttttagtttagtttttagcTTTGTTGTTAATAGTTCTTTAGGTTTTTACAGTTCATTCATTTTCTGGTTTATGTTGTTTTAGCTTAGGttcttttactgttttttaaTCTGTTTTAGAACTTCTTttaggtcccttttcttttcttctttctattattttctcttccttATGTTAGTTACTTGTTCTGTTTTAAGCTCTTGATTAGTTTCATGCTTTGTTTTAAGTTTTCAATTAGGATTTTGTTCATAATTAGGGTCTATTTTCTTTCTGTtactgttttaaaatttttctgaATCTGTttagtattttttcttttacaattctTTGGTTAATATGTCCTATTTAGATTTCTATTAGGAATATTATAGCATCTTtactttttgattttttttacgtAGTTTCTAGGATTGCTTAGGTTAAATTTCTTTCAACTGTTTCTTTAAATAGAATTTAGTAGAGgtttttcttattcttctgATTTTTGCTTTTCTATTTTAGACTTTTTACAATAGGTCCTGTTCTGGTTTTTAGAATTTTCTAGGTTTTcttcaattcattttaattttattaggaTCTTCTTAGGTTCTCTTTTACTGTTTTCCTTCATAGAGTCTTGGTTTAGGAATTGTTTTAGctgttttagtttagtttaggtTCTCTTAGTTACACATAAGCTAGTTTTACTTTGTATAGATTTTAAATAGCTTTAGGTGTTGTTTAGGTCCTTTATTAGGAATCGTATAGATTCTCTGTTTTAGGATTACCTTCTGTTCTCTTTAGTTGTTTCCTTTTTAAACTTGTAAATAGGATCTGTTTAGATTAATATCATTCTGTTTTAGGTATCTTTTGCTTCTTTGGTTTaggttattttcttttccttttattgtttttccttCGTAGAGTTGTAGTTTAGGTTAGTTGCATACTGTTTTGTCTTAGTTGTTTAGGTTGTAAATAGTTTAGATAATTCTGTTTAGGTCTTTCTAGGAGCTTTTAGGTTCTGTTTTATGCTTATCTTCATTCTTTGCTGATTTCACTCATTTCTTAGCTTCATTTCCTTAGATTAGAATTATCAAGACTAGACTTAGCTTTAGATTTAGGCAGAGGTAGCTCTAGCATTGATTTTTGCCGTCTCTAGTTCATTTCAATTCAGTAATTTTTGCATAGGATGAGTAGTAAGtcagttttaacaaattttaaacccTTGAGAGATTTTGGGCCAGTTTttgtctttcttgtgtgatttcATGCATGTTTGACTTTTAATTCTGATTTTGCATTGATTCTCTGTGATAAGCTTGCTCTTGGTAGACTTTAGACATGATTTAGgcattctttttcttcatccatagcCAAATTATTTTACTCATTTCAGTTTTATCCATTGCACCTTTCTTTTGAGCTTTAGCCTTTTCTTTGTTTCCATTCATTACAAGTCTTTTTCCCCATCAATTACCTAAACCGTAGAAACctgtgagaggaagtgaggaTCTAGTAACTTGGTGAgtgcaaaagagaaaagaaagaccaagaaaaagaaaagaaaaaaaaagagttcaGCAAATCTGGTTGTgtgcaaaagaagaaagagcaggtctggaaaaagaaaaaaaaatgcaaaagaaatgaagaaaaaaaatgagaccTGACAGTGTGTAAAAAccagagagaaagaaaaagaaatttgacTGGCCAAAAGCTAAACAAAGAGTGCACTGAGTTCTAGGATCTTTCCCTCTTCTTCATAGTTAGTTTCTACTTCCATTAGCCTTGTATTTTCTGACCATTCATACCATTTACATTACAAGCCAATAAAGACGTTTTAATCTAGATGAAACCAAAGAGCTGAGCAGTGTCACTTAGAgtcttttcaaaattaagagtTGTGGTTAGCATGTCATGATTGAGTGAAACAGGATAGCCCCAAACATTGGAGTGAATCTGAGTGCATACACTTATTCCTGTGAGGTTGAGACTGAATGCTACTTTTCTATATGTTTGCTTTGCTGATTTTGATTGGATTAGGCTGTTATAATACTTGCTGGAATTGCTGAAGCTTGAATCTAAAGTTGAGAATTCTTTTGGTAAAGTTCTGATTTGATGAAATAGCTAGGAATTGGTTTGATTTTGCAGGTTTGAATAAGCTGAAATAGAATTTAGAAGTTCCTTGTTTTGTCTTTGGTCTTTTCCTTGATTGagtctttcttttccttttactttctAGTTTGTTCCTGTCCAGGAGAGCAGTTGTCTAAATAACTCTCTATATTTGCATATTTTTCCTGTGTTTAGAAGTCTTTCTTAGgttcttttagtttttaattgtttagaattaggctagttttatgtttttctcttaattctttagttttgtattattatagttaaaaatagatttttaggagtattttttttagttcttGTTAATAATTAgagattttttatttgtttttagaaaatctttgataaaaatatttctttgttaaatttctttttcttttttttaattttggattttttttctctctttgctGCAGATACAATTTAATTGGAGCTGTGCTGCTGGATTGGCATTGGGCTGGTGCTGACGCCACTAATTGGGCCTTGATTCTTTTTTGGTTGTTTGAAGCAGAAAGCTGTTAGCATGAATATTGGCCCTGGACCGCTGCTGAAATGTTAGATGAGTGTTTAATCCTACACTTCCAAGGAGTGTTTAATCTTACACTTGATATCATCCAGCACGTCCAAAAATTCCACTAACCTAATGACATCTCATCTACATATCtatctttttcaaaactttcatttttaacttaaataaatatttttccattttattttcttttttactaaaaaaaatcttcaccaacttaataataatttaatttaatttaaaatttaaatattatttaaaataattttgtattttaataattattaaaatataatttatattataataatagttatattaaaaacataaaataaaataataaaaataaaaataaataataataataaatttgatttaatatattcaaatatattaaattataatagaatattaaaataaattaaataattattaaattttaaataaaaatgaaaattttaaaaaacttatttatatattaaaatctgtaaaatatgttaatacttttgctttttatttaaaatttaataaatattaaacttaaataaaaattataatattacttattatatttttatattttaataattaataaaatatgatttatatttttaaaatagttctattaagaaaattaaaaaaataataactaa from the Vigna angularis cultivar LongXiaoDou No.4 chromosome 3, ASM1680809v1, whole genome shotgun sequence genome contains:
- the LOC108343533 gene encoding pentatricopeptide repeat-containing protein At2g17140; amino-acid sequence: MELRRKVMEGVLKNSKNPKLAWQLVKRVMSSPSSASSFADHTQHLVTITTRILAGANMHLQLHDLHKLLLASQPHHIAQPSILSMVRVLAQWAHIDEALTHFKSFRAQFPSSPPSLSFYNLLLRSSIQHNHPNLVTWLYTDMIAAHVTPQTYTFNLLIQSLCDSRAFDHALQLFDKMSQKGCHPNEFTLGILVRGLCRAGRVKQALELVNNSYSNNNGNDNNSSCHIANRVVYNTLVSAFCKQELNDEAEKLVQRMSEVGLLPDVVTFNSRISALCRAGKVLEASRIFRDMQMDVELGLPRPNVVTYNLMLKGFCMHGMIEDARGLVDTMKKAGNFVSLESYNIWLLGLLRNGELLEARLVLDEMATKGTEPNAYTYNIMVDGLCRNHMLSDARGLMDVMMSNGVYPNTITYSTLLHGYCSKGKVFGAKRVLHEMIKNGCQPNTYTCNTLLHSLWKMGRTQEAEKMLQKMNGKSYQPDTVTCNIVVNGLSRNGELDKAMEIVSEMWTNGPTSLDKGNTFATLINSITNISNCLPDGITYTTLINGLCKAGRLEEAKKKFIEMLAKNLHPDSVTYDTFIRSFCKQGKISSAFRVLKDMERNGCSKTLQTYNALILGLGSKKQIFEIYGLMDEMKEKGISPDIFTYNNIICCLCEGGKANNAILLLHEMLDKGICPNISSFKILIKPLCKSSDFKVACELFEVALSLCGHKEALYSLLFNELLAGGQLSEAKELFEASLDRYLTLKNFMYKNLIERLCQDERLADASSLLHKLIDKGYGFDHASFMPVIDGLSKRGKKQKVDELAKRMMELALEDRPVDRTYQNTNRVIPGKLHNDGESDWKDIVNRDGGSGIALKTLKRVQKGWGQGSISSLQQNDFLD